From Hippoglossus stenolepis isolate QCI-W04-F060 chromosome 6, HSTE1.2, whole genome shotgun sequence, a single genomic window includes:
- the LOC118111512 gene encoding uncharacterized protein LOC118111512 has product MNRDGDKGAKTALRSQKQPRTQQQVLLQKRKKDAQIASCSNKEKQSGLCEPGKEVKTAGVQVKRAGKVSSSAAAECQRSPGAQRKLSDASNASEDLSKDSGCVSGKLSSSDSSSEISDCPSEGIKQDSPSSDNELSWIDGRAYENPNKSCAKAARVSCALQPDAAGGGLTLFNSPGTFMELIMGETTEDLVREVEDLRSENEYLKDEVEELRCEMLEMRDMFQEEEVYQLQELRLQLEQANKSCRILQYRLRKAERRSIRVAQTGQVDGELVRSLEHDIRVAKSVSLRLYNELEAVKKNNSQLEWDNETLRERTQELEVAKQVLQAEVEKTRENSVKKKSIRSTKAERRISQAIEDDSADLRCQLHFAKEELALMCKKLTKLVSESEGMREELAKYHSAFGDVSVAQSPEGKHNSAHAREAEVKVHLKLVEEEATLLSRRIVELEVENRGLRAEMSDLREKSGGDGGGGGGGGGEEEEEQNRDVLEEKVGASTSSQDRAERERSLKMGFNVYEQEPEGGLETSLLCNQTQSEGMIAACHVTREGPVGGEWDPSDGQEGDHYNKTDRGLKGMTVKDYEALLALRDHSCILSSAIQLLTAPPKNGRCSSLTDVDSNGKAQKIFLPGPLNEALELLRDMLLSFTGRMETLLTGEDSGRNSICKDGHVWDSYSFSSLSGDCADPDEVGHNMRESTSKQEHVEDLRTSEVKERATRRGCSAQWDLLHSCRDPKMQLSLQILWILHQWCQVKGPDLEGKEGKERAVSVLRGLLQELSAELQDERIEFDSGAKATQGQAAERAVSGIFDDERPCEADRICSSKEKRLRRQFSPRGPKSKNWCYLSQEVAQLDREDPVKTWDHPIMPLSFPDLDFEQMSMERSHTAPEKSAFRIYYSPPSARRVQLAQLKQSPVADRESDNTSSPWCTPPTSFSALCLGSSANLSDDVKEMTASWRQAAHGGPQEKRGRLAGRWVDMACSGTQTYMKPKMVSVGLQTDGPQGPVAVRSSPSRVLSPSLVSVRSHYISTSLDGVPGRVERNRTSTSSPKLYRRHSSSSTHTLSSSSSTSSVSTSRDRALWNQNHQSASGLNWTRQSSQRQSTGQSHSSLSSAKPPTKSAGANRYGLVTEFLRRVSGRAEKPVTVSGPKTKNGLKNLERVPSTRPPAASLHRADSVTRIVNQRFMKQREEAGKVQRDERGSSLNPSLRRSGSAEDGNYDCSSSSTLTFCFSRPSRCAQRQTSSQSKLHRHRLSPPVSAAAGSNCE; this is encoded by the exons ATGAACAGAGACGGAGATAAAGGTGCAAAAACTGCGCTCCGGAGCCAAAAACAACCGAGGACGCAGCAGCAGGTTTTGttgcagaagaggaagaaagatgCTCAGATTGCCTCCTGCTCCAATAAGGAGAAACAGTCAGGTCTCTGTGAACCAGGGAAGGAGGTGAAAACTGCGGGAGTGCAGGTAAAGCGTGCGGGGAAAGTGTCATCCAGTGCCGCAGCAGAGTGCCAGAGGAGCCCCGGCGCGCAGAGGAAACTCTCCGACGCCAGCAACGCTTCCGAGGACCTGAGCAAAGACTCCGGCTGCGTCTCCGGGAAACTCTCCTCCTCCGACAGCAGCTCAGAGATATCCGACTGCCCCTCGGAGGGCATCAAGCAGGACTCTCCAAGCAGCGACAACGAATTAAGCTGGATAGACGGGAGAGCTTATGAGAATCCGAACAAATCGTGCGCAAAGGCAGCCAGGGTGTCCTGCGCCCTGCAGCCCGATGCTGCCGGAGGGGGCCTCACTTTGTTCAACTCCCCGGGGACGTTTATGGAGCTGATAATGGGGGAGACAACCGAGGACCTGGTCAGGGAGGTGGAGGATTTACGATCAGAGAACGAGTATCTGAAA GATGAGGTGGAGGAGCTTCGCTGTGAGATGCTGGAAATGCGCGACATgttccaggaggaggaggtgtaccagctgcaggagctgcggctgcagctggagcaggcTAACAAGTCGTGTCGCATCCTGCAGTACCGCCTCCGCAAGGCCGAGCGCCGCAGCATCCGGGTGGCTCAGACGGGACAGGTGGACGGGGAGCTGGTCAGGAGCCTGGAGCACGACATCAGG GTGGCAAAGAGCGTATCCCTGCGCTTGTACAACGAGCTGGAGGCGGTGAAGAAGAACAATTCCCAGTTGGAGTGGGACAATGAGACGCTCCGAGAGAGGACACAGGAGCTGGAAGTGGCCAAGCAGGTTTTACAGGCCGAGgtggagaaaaccagagag AACTctgtgaagaagaaaagcatCAGATCCACTAAAGCCGAGAGGAGGATCTCTCAAGCAATTGAG GATGACAGCGCTGATCTCAGGTGCCAACTCCACTTTGCCAAAGAGGAATTGGCTCTCATGTGCAAGAAGCTCACCAAACTGGTGTCAGAGAGCGAGGGCATGCGCGAGGAGCTGGCCAAATACCACTCGGCCTTCGGCGATGTAAGCGTCGCCCAATCACCTGAGGGCAAACACAACTCCGCCCACGCCAGGGAGgcagaggtcaaagttcacctgaagctggtggaggaggaggccacaCTCCTGAGCCGGCGCATCGTGGAACTGGAGGTGGAGAATCGTGGGCTGAGAGCGGAAATGAGCGACTtgagagagaaaagtggaggagatggaggagggggaggaggaggaggaggggaagaggaagaagaacagaaTCGGGATGTTTTGGAGGAAAAAGTGGGGGCTTCTACGTCATCGCAAGACAGAGCGGAAAGGGAGAGAAGTTTGAAAATGGGATTCAATGTTTACGAGCAGGAACCAGAAGGAGGTCTGGAAACATCTCTGCTGTGCAACCAAACCCAAAGTGAGGGGATGATCGCTGCTTGTCATGTGACTCGAGAGGGTCCAGTCGGTGGAGAGTGGGACCCTTCAGACGGTCAGGAGGGCGACCACTACAATAAAACTGACAGAGGTCTGAAAGGAATGACGGTGAAAGACTATGAAGCTCTTCTCGCTCTCAGAGACCATTCCTGCATTCTGAGTTCAGCCATACAGCTCCTGACAGCACCACCCAAAAATGGGCGTTGTTCATCTCTGACAGACGTGGACTCGAACGGTAAGGCCCAGAAGATCTTCCTCCCAGGACCTTTGAATGAGGCCTTGGAGCTTCTGCGGGACATGCTGTTGTCTTTCACCGGGAGAATGGAGACGCTTTTAACAGGAGAGGATTCCGGCAGAAACTCTATTTGCAAGGACGGACATGTTTGGGATTCCtactctttctcctctctctctggagaCTGTGCAGATCCTGACGAGGTCGGTCACAACATGAGAGAGTCAACAAGTAAACAGGAACATGTTGAAGACCTCCGCACCTCAGAGGTCAAGGAGAGAGCAACACGACGAGGATGCTCGGCTCAGTGGGAcctcctccacagctgcagGGACCCCAAAATGCAGCTTTCACTACAGATTCTGTGGATCCTCCATCAGTGGTGTCAGGTTAAAGGACCCGACCTGGAGGGAAAAGAG GGTAAAGAAAGAGCCGTGTCTGTGCTGCGGGGGCTGTTGCAGGAGCTCAGTGCAGAGCTCCAGGATGAGCGGATTGAATTCGACAGCGGAGCCAAGGCCACGCAGGGCCAGGCAGCCGAG AGGGCCGTCAGTGGCATCTTTGATGATGAACGTCCCTGTGAAGCCGACAG GATCTGCAGCTCTAAAGAGAAAAGACTGAGGCGGCAGTTTTCTCCACGCGGCCCCAAGAGCAAGAACTGGTGCTATCTGAGCCAGGAGGTCGCCCAGCTGGACCGAGAGGACCCCGTTAAGACGTGGGACCATCCAATCATGCCGCTTAGCTTCCCTGATCTTGATTTTGAGCAGATGTCCATGGAGAGGAGCCACACTGCCCCGGAGAAGTCGGCGTTCCGCATCTACTACAGCCCGCCGTCTGCTCGCAGAGTCCAGCTGGCTCAGCTGAAGCAAAGCCCCGTCGCAGACAGAGAGTCGGACAACACTTCCTCTCCCTGGTGCACGCCGCCGACCTCCTTCTCTGCGCTCTGTCTGGGCTCATCTGCCAACTTGAGCGACGACGTGAAGGAGATGACGGCCAGCTGGAGGCAGGCAGCTCACGGCGGTccacaggagaagagagggagattAGCGGGGCGGTGGGTGGACATGGCCTGCTCGGGCACTCAGACCTACATGAAGCCAAAGATGGTGAGTGTTGGTCTGCAGACCGATGGCCCCCAGGGGCCGGTCGCTGTGAGGAGCAGCCCCTCTCGAGTCCTGAGCCCCTCCTTGGTCTCGGTCCGCTCTCATTACATCTCCACCTCGCTGGACGGAGTACCAGGTCGAGTCGAGAGGAACAGAACCTCCACCTCTTCACCTAAACTCTACCGGAGACACTCGTCTTCTTCAACCCACACTCtgagttcttcctcctccacctcctctgtgtcCACCTCGAGAGACCGAGCTCTGTGGAACCAGAACCATCAAAGCGCCTCTGGCCTCAACTGGACCAGACAAAGCAGTCAGAGACAGAGCACAGGACAGAGCCACAGCTCCCTGAGCAGCGCCAAGCCTCCCACCAAATCTGCAGGCGCCAACCGTTACGGCCTGGTCACAGAGTTCCTGCGCAGGGTGAGCGGCCGCGCTGAGAAACCAGTGACGGTGTCAGGACCGAAGACAAAGAACGGGCTGAAGAACCTGGAACGCGTTCCCTCGACGAGGCCTCCGGCCGCCTCGCTGCACAGGGCCGACAGCGTGACGAGGATCGTCAACCAGAGGTTCATGAAGCAGCGAGAGGAGGCTGGAAAGGTCCAGAGGGACGAGAGAGGCAGCAGCTTGAACCCCAGCTTGAGACGCAGCGGCAGTGCAGAG GACGGAAACTACgactgcagctccagcagcactcTGACCTTCTGCTTCTCTCGTCCGTCTCGCTGCGCCCAGAGACAAACGTCAAGCCAGAGCAAGCTCCACCGACACAGACTCTCGCCGCCAGTGAGCGCGGCCGCAGGCTCCAACTGTGAGTGA